From a region of the Hippopotamus amphibius kiboko isolate mHipAmp2 chromosome 3, mHipAmp2.hap2, whole genome shotgun sequence genome:
- the LOC130850278 gene encoding olfactory receptor 10W1-like, whose protein sequence is MEFVFLAYPSHPELSVMSFLGVSLIYTFIITGNVLIMVAIKTETHLHTPMYYFLGSLSGVEMCYTAVVVPHILANILQSEKTITLLGCATQMVFLIRLGSADCFLLAIMAYDRYVAICHPLQYPLIMTLTLCARLVVASVVIGLFLSLQLVAFIFSLPFCRARGIEHFFCDAPPVMRLVCADSHIHEQSVLVAATLAIAVPFCFITTSYAFIVAAVLKIHSAAGRHRAFSTCSFHLTVVLLQYGCCAFMYLRPSSSYYPKQDQFISLVYTLGTPLLNPLIYTLRNSEMKGAIGRGLIRNCLSQKS, encoded by the coding sequence ATGGAATTTGTATTCCTGGCCTATCCTTCCCACCCAGAGCTGAGTGTCATGTCCTTCCTTGGGGTCAGCCTGATTTATACATTCATCATCACTGGGAATGTCCTCATCATGGTGGCCATCAAGACAGAAACCCACCTACACACACCCATGTACTATTTCCTGGGCAGCCTCTCAGGAGTGGAAATGTGCTACACTGCCGTGGTGGTgccccacatcctggccaacatcCTACAGTCAGAGAAGACCATCACCCTCCTGGGCTGTGCCACTCAGATGGTTTTTCTTATCAGACTTGGCAGTGCTGACTGCTTCCTCTTGGCTATCATGGCTTATGATCGGTATGTTGCCATTTGCCACCCCTTGCAGTACCCTCTCATCATGACTTTAACTCTTTGTGCCCGCTTGGTTGTGGCCTCTGTGGTCATCGGATTGTTCCTGTCCTTACAGCTAGTGGCCTTCATCTTCTCTCTGCCCTTCTGCCGGGCTCGAGGTATCGAGCACTTTTTTTGTGATGCGCCACCAGTGATGCGCCTTGTTTGTGCCGACAGCCACATCCATGAGCAGTCAGTGCTGGTGGCAGCCACACTAGCCATAGCTGTGCCTTTCTGCTTTATCACCACCTCCTACGCCTTCATTGTGGCCGCTGTGCTCAAGATCCACTCAGCCGCTGGCCGCCACCGcgccttctccacctgctccttCCACCTCACTGTGGTCCTGCTGCAGTATGGCTGTTGTGCCTTCATGTACCTGCGCCCCAGCTCCAGCTACTACCCCAAGCAAGATCAGTTCATCTCACTGGTGTATACGTTGGGAACCCCACTTCTCAACCCACTTATCTACACCCTGAGGAACAGTGAGATGAAGGGGGccatagggagaggtcttatcaGGAACTGCCTCTCCCAGAAAAGCTAG